A genomic stretch from Bos mutus isolate GX-2022 chromosome 4, NWIPB_WYAK_1.1, whole genome shotgun sequence includes:
- the PAX4 gene encoding LOW QUALITY PROTEIN: paired box protein Pax-4 (The sequence of the model RefSeq protein was modified relative to this genomic sequence to represent the inferred CDS: deleted 1 base in 1 codon), whose amino-acid sequence MGSEDFQWKDTVGHWLWFALSQGRPLDPLAGLKQKQRGGCYQDQTSTLPGDCRGLRSPDQEPETPEASKLSPQCLHTGISSVNQLGGLFVNGRPLPLDTRQQIVQLAISGMRPCDISRSLKVSNGCVSKILGRYYRTGVLEPKGIGGSKPRLATPPVVARIAQLKGECPALFAWEIQRQLCVEGLCTQDKTPSVSSINRVLRALQEDQRPPWIHLRLPAGLGPIPRTPHCDSEAPRGPHPGTGHRNRTIFSPGQAEALEKEFQRGQYPDSVARGKLAAATSLPEDTVRIWFSNRRAKWRRQEKLKWEMQFPGGSRGLTVPSASPGIFSAQQSPGSVSKAVLPTLESLGPYYPLRWGTASEGCLSDTPPQACLQSCWGNCPPQLSFLGSVLLCHPCPSFLCPITSLGARQALQWPGSPL is encoded by the exons ATGGGCTCCGAGGACTTCCAGTGGAAGGACACAGTGGGTCATTGGCTGTGGTTCGCCCTGAGTCAGGGCCGGC CTCTGGACCCCCTGGCGGGactgaagcagaaacagagaggAGGCTGTTATCAGGACCAGACCAGCACCCTCCCTGGAGACTGCAGGGGTCTCAGGAGCCCAGATCAGGAGCCTGAGACTCCTGAAGCGTCGAAGCTCTCACCTCAGTGCCTCCACACAG ggatcagcaGCGTGAACCAGCTAGGGGGGCTCTTTGTGAATGGTCGGCCCCTGCCCCTGGATACCCGGCAACAGATTGTGCAACTGGCCATCAGTGGGATGCGGCCCTGTGACATCTCCCGGAGCCTCAAG GTATCTAATGGCTGTGTGAGCAAGATCCTAGGCCGTTACTATCGCACAGGTGTCTTGGAGCCCAAGGGGATTGGAGGAAGCAAGCCACGCTTGGCCACGCCGCCGGTGGTGGCACGAATCGCCCAGCTCAAGGGGGAGTGCCCGGCCCTCTTCGCCTGGGAGATCCAACGCCAGCTCTGTGTAGAGGGGCTTTGCACCCAGGACAAGACTCCCAGT GTCTCCTCTATCAACCGAGTCCTGCGGGCATTGCAGGAGGACCAGAGACCGCCCTGGATACATCTCAGGTTGCCAG CTGGTCTGGGTCCAATTCCTCGAACTCCCCACTGTGACTCTGAGGCTCCCCGGggtccccacccaggaactggcCACCGGAATCGGACAATCTTTTCCCCAGGTCAAGCCGAGGCGCTGGAGAAAG AATTCCAGCGTGGGCAGTATCCTGATTCAGTGGCCCGTGGGAAACTGGCTGCAGCCACCTCTCTGCCCGAGGACACGGTGAGG ATCTGGTTTTCCAACCGAAGGGCCAAATGGCGCCGACAAGAGAAGCTCAAGTGGGAGATGCAGTTTCCAG GTGGTTCCCGGGGTCTGACTGTACCAAGTGCCTCCCCAGGAATCTTCTCTGCACAG CAGTCCCCCGGCAGTGTGTCCAAGGCAGTCCTACCTACCCTGGAATCCCTGGGTCCCTACTATCCACTGCGCTGGGGGACAGCATCAGAGGGGTGTCTGAGTGACACCCCACCACAAGCCTGTCTCCAGTCCTGCTGGGGTAA CTGCCCCCCACAGCTGAGCTTCCTGGGCTCCGTCCTGCTTTGCCATCCTtgcccttccttcctctgc cccaTCACCAGTCTTGGTGCCCGTCAGGCCTTGCAGTGGCCTGGCTCCCCACTGTGA